A region from the Cryptosporangium arvum DSM 44712 genome encodes:
- a CDS encoding alpha/beta fold hydrolase — MDEFSILTEAADELGVGPERVPRVTRSAIETSPGRHVSVLTWGDSEPELVFLHGGGQNAHTWDLVALLLGRPAIAIDLPGHGHSSWRDDRDYGPVRNAHAVATVVERRAPDAAAVIGMSLGALTTVRLAAARPDLVRRAMLVDATPGSRDAYARMTDRERGAVALTRGPRTFDTLEEMVDAAVAASPRRPASAVRRGVVHNTRQLPDGRWTWRYDRSDPTLTDAGALLWDDLATLTMPTMLVRGGESAFVTDADAREAQRRLPTLRIAVVEGAGHAVQSDRPAEMASLIREFVG, encoded by the coding sequence GTGGACGAATTCTCGATCCTGACCGAGGCCGCCGACGAGCTCGGGGTCGGGCCCGAACGCGTCCCGCGCGTCACCCGCAGCGCGATTGAAACTTCGCCCGGACGGCACGTCAGCGTCCTCACCTGGGGCGACTCCGAGCCGGAACTGGTGTTCCTGCACGGCGGCGGCCAGAACGCGCACACCTGGGACCTGGTCGCGCTGTTACTGGGCCGCCCGGCGATCGCCATCGACCTGCCCGGCCACGGGCATTCGTCCTGGCGGGACGACCGGGACTACGGGCCGGTGCGCAACGCGCACGCCGTGGCGACGGTGGTCGAGCGGCGCGCTCCGGACGCCGCCGCGGTGATCGGCATGTCGCTGGGCGCGCTGACCACGGTGCGGCTCGCGGCCGCCCGGCCCGACCTGGTGCGCCGGGCGATGCTCGTGGACGCGACCCCGGGGTCACGCGACGCCTACGCCCGGATGACCGACCGGGAGCGGGGCGCGGTGGCGCTGACCCGGGGGCCGCGGACGTTCGACACGCTCGAGGAGATGGTGGACGCCGCCGTGGCCGCCTCGCCCCGGCGGCCGGCCTCCGCGGTCCGGCGGGGCGTCGTCCACAACACCCGGCAGTTGCCCGACGGCCGGTGGACGTGGCGCTACGACCGCTCCGACCCGACGCTCACCGACGCCGGCGCGCTGCTCTGGGACGACCTGGCCACGCTGACGATGCCGACGATGCTCGTCCGGGGTGGCGAGTCGGCGTTCGTCACCGACGCCGACGCCCGGGAGGCGCAGCGGCGGTTGCCGACGCTGCGGATCGCGGTGGTGGAGGGCGCCGGGCACGCGGTGCAGAGCGACCGCCCGGCCGAAATGGCGTCGCTGATCCGGGAGTTCGTCGGGTAG